In the Gossypium raimondii isolate GPD5lz chromosome 9, ASM2569854v1, whole genome shotgun sequence genome, one interval contains:
- the LOC105774829 gene encoding polygalacturonase isoform X2, which translates to MAPHLNIVPSMFVLLLLFISASKVQSGAIDVVAKFGAKADGKTDLSKPFLDAWKEACASVTPSTVVIPKGTYLLSKVNLEGPCKAPIEINVQGTIKAPADPSAFKDPNWVRFYSIENFKMSGGGIFDGQGSIAYEKNKDPHNRAFRVKLPVNIRFDFLTNALIQDITSKDSKLFHVNVFACKNITLERFKVEAPADSPNTDGIHMGKPDGVNIIGCDIKTGDDCISIGDGTKNLDIKDITCGPGHGISIGSLGKFPNEEPVEGVKVTNCTVTNTSNGARIKTWPGESPGIVSYIHFEDIIVNNVSSPILIDQKYCPWSKCKINEESKVKLSNISFKNIRGTSALPEAVKFICSGSSPCQNVELADIDIKHTGAEPATSQCLNVKPITSGKLNPTPCSSLVPKALSATA; encoded by the exons atGGCACCACACCTTAATATTGTTCCTTCCATGTTTgtgcttttattattattcatttcagCCTCTAAAGTTCAATCAGGCGctattgatgttgttgccaaGTTTGGCGCAAAAGCTGACGGGAAAACGGATTTGAGTAAG cCATTTTTGGATGCTTGGAAAGAAGCATGTGCCTCTGTAACCCCATCAACAGTTGTGATTCCTAAAGGGacatatttattatcaaaagtAAACTTAGAAGGTCCATGCAAGGCTCCTATTGAGATTAATGTTCAGGGCACTATAAAGGCTCCGGCTGATCCCAGTGCTTTCAAGGACCCTAATTGGGTTAGATTCTATagtattgaaaatttcaaaatgtccgGCGGAGGAATTTTCGATGGTCAGGGAAGCATTGCTTATGAGAAGAATAAAGATCCCCACAATCGTGCATTTCGCGTCAAACTCCCCGTT AATATAAGGTTTGACTTTTTGACCAACGCATTGATACAAGATATAACTAGCAAAGACAGTAAACTATTCCACGTTaatgtttttgcatgcaaaaacattACCCTCGAACGTTTCAAGGTAGAGGCACCGGCAGATAGCCCAAACACAGATGGGATTCACATGGGCAAACCAGACGGGGTAAATATTATTGGATGTGACATTAAAACTGGTGATGATTGTATTTCTATCGGAGATGGCACTAAAAATCTGGACATAAAAGATATAACTTGTGGACCAGGACATGGTATAAGTATCGGTAGTCTTGGAAAGTTCCCAAATGAAGAGCCAGTTGAGGGAGTTAAAGTCACAAACTGCACTGTCACTAATACTTCGAATGGAGCTCGAATCAAAACTTGGCCAGGCGAATCTCCTGGGATAGTATCATATATACATTTTGAGGATATTATCGTGAATAATGTCTCTTCCCCTATCCTAATTGATCAAAAATATTGCCCATGGAGTAAATGCAAGATAAAT GAAGAATCGAAAGTTAAACTAAGCAACATTAGCTTCAAGAACATCCGTGGCACATCTGCGCTTCCAGAAGCTGTCAAGTTTATTTGCAGCGGTTCTTCGCCATGTCAAAATGTGGAACTTGCGGACATTGATATTAAGCACACCGGAGCTGAACCTGCAACATCCCAATGTTTGAATGTCAAGCCTATAACTAGTGGCAAATTAAACCCGACTCCATGTTCTAGCCTTGTCCCAAAAGCCCTAAGCGCCACCGCTTAA
- the LOC105774829 gene encoding polygalacturonase isoform X1: MAPHLNIVPSMFVLLLLFISASKVQSGAIDVVAKFGAKADGKTDLSKPFLDAWKEACASVTPSTVVIPKGTYLLSKVNLEGPCKAPIEINVQGTIKAPADPSAFKDPNWVRFYSIENFKMSGGGIFDGQGSIAYEKNKDPHNRAFRVKLPVNIRFDFLTNALIQDITSKDSKLFHVNVFACKNITLERFKVEAPADSPNTDGIHMGKSDGVNLIGCDIKTGDDCISIGDGTKNLAIKDITCGPGHGISIGSLGKYPNEEPVEGVKVTNCTITNTSNGARIKTWPGESPGVVSDVHFEDIIVNNVSSPILIDQKYCPWSKCKINEESKVKLSNISFKNIRGTSALPEAIKFICSGSSPCQNVELADIDIKHTGPEPATSQCLNVKPITSGKLNPTPCSSPVPKTLSATA; encoded by the exons atGGCACCACACCTTAATATTGTTCCTTCCATGTTTgtgcttttattattattcatttcagCCTCTAAAGTTCAATCAGGCGctattgatgttgttgccaaGTTTGGCGCAAAAGCTGACGGGAAAACGGATTTGAGTAAG cCATTTTTGGATGCTTGGAAAGAAGCATGTGCCTCTGTAACCCCATCAACAGTTGTGATTCCTAAAGGGacatatttattatcaaaagtAAACTTAGAAGGTCCATGCAAGGCTCCTATTGAGATTAATGTTCAGGGCACTATAAAGGCTCCGGCTGATCCCAGTGCTTTCAAGGACCCTAATTGGGTTAGATTCTATagtattgaaaatttcaaaatgtccgGCGGAGGAATTTTCGATGGTCAGGGAAGCATTGCTTATGAGAAGAATAAAGATCCCCACAATCGTGCATTTCGCGTCAAACTCCCCGTT AATATAAGGTTTGACTTTTTGACCAACGCATTGATACAAGATATAACTAGCAAAGACAGTAAACTATTCCACGTTaatgtttttgcatgcaaaaacattACCCTCGAACGTTTCAAGGTAGAGGCACCGGCAGATAGCCCAAACACAGATGGGATTCACATGGGCAAATCAGACGGGGTAAATCTTATTGGATGTGACATTAAAACTGGTGATGATTGTATTTCTATCGGAGATGGCACTAAAAATTTGGCCATAAAAGATATCACTTGTGGACCAGGACATGGTATAAGTATCGGTAGTCTTGGAAAGTACCCAAATGAAGAGCCAGTTGAGGGAGTTAAAGTCACAAACTGCACCATCACTAATACTTCGAATGGAGCTCGAATCAAAACTTGGCCAGGCGAATCTCCTGGGGTAGTATCAGATGTACATTTTGAGGATATTATCGTGAATAATGTCTCTTCCCCTATCCTAATTGATCAAAAATATTGCCCATGGAGCAAATGCAAGATAAAT GAAGAATCGAAAGTTAAACTAAGCAACATTAGCTTCAAGAACATCCGTGGCACATCTGCGCTTCCAGAAGCTATCAAGTTTATTTGCAGCGGTTCTTCGCCATGTCAAAATGTGGAACTTGCAGACATTGATATTAAGCACACCGGACCTGAACCCGCAACATCCCAATGTTTGAATGTCAAGCCTATAACTAGTGGCAAATTAAACCCGACTCCATGTTCCAGCCCTGTCCCAAAAACCCTAAGTGCCACCGCTTAA